TGAAGTATGGGGGATTCGCTATGCTAGGCATTGTCAAGGATTCAAGATCCTTCCAGCAGGAAATGGCCTTGCAGATTCCTGTCTTTTTTATTCTGTTCCAACCTGGTAAAACTAGTCGTTTCAGCTTTGGGCACCTGcaattaaaggaaataactcaCATTTTAATGCAACATCTCAGATTAACTTTGACATGTCTAGAGAACCATTACAAGTCGATCAATAGCTATTGACAAGTGAATACTTGCACCACGTAAACCAGACCCTAATTCAGCGGATGTCATATGCTGACCAAATGCAGATTTCCAAACTAAACATATATAAGATAGAAATGAAATGCCAAAAAGAGTGGAGGATATATCAAAAGGGAGGTCAGGTGAAAGACATTAGTTACCTTTCAGCAGTATAAGTCAACTGATCATCGCTCACATATAAGTTGAAATGAAAAATCAAGGTCGTGATGTTTCCCCTGCTGAGACTCATGGAAATCTTCAACAAACGAGACAAGAGCTTATCGGACGGGTCATCCACATATACATAAGGCTCCGACgggattttgatgaaattagatttCATCATCGACAAATCCAACGTCTTCCACAGCAGAGGATCACAGCACGCCAAACGCCACCCACTACAAACATGAGCTATTCCGGAAGTTAACTCAAACACATCAAACGACTGAAAAATCTTGACCAAAATATCCGTCTCCAAGTCCTCCCATCTCCTCACAGCAGAGACACAGTCTTCCATTTCACCAGATCTCCAAACTTGCCCGGACAACCTTACTCCATCGCAATGCCTacacaaacaaaaataacagTCATCAATCATAAATCGCCAACACAAGCCACTACTTTAACACTCAATTAACTCATACAATATTACGATTGTTCTTAGCAACAATGATTTGGCAGGTAGCTCAGCTACCAAATCCTTCAATCCGCAAACAGAGACCAGGTTAATTCAATCAAACTAAAGATTAAACAACAGTCTCtgctttaaacaaaaaaaaaaatcacagatTCCACGCATTATCCAAAATTCTAGCTCCTACAAACAACAATCGCCTAGAAACCAAAAAACTGCGCAAAGAGATCAAGTTTCCAAACACTGCTAGATCTCGAAAATTCCGAATCCAATTCAGAACACGAACAATTCAAAGTCAATACGATCCAATTTTCTCAAGAATTCAAGCGGAAAATCATGACAATCAGATCTACCTACTAGCCTCGAAGCCGCGATTCACAGAAACAAAGAAGAGAGCAGGTAATgaagaattagagagagagaaagtagttAATGAagaatttagagagagagagagagggattacTTTTCGGTTCGGGTTCTGGAGGAGGGTTTATCAGTCATCTGCTGCTTGGGgtggtagtggtggtggtggtggtgttggtgGTTGTTGAGAGTTTCAGCCTTGCAAACTCAAATAATGTAACaaatataatatattatatGGGGGGGGGTCGTCATattcttcttcgtttttttttttttcggttactaaaagtgaaagagaagagaagaaagcgGATTCTGCCTCCGCTGTGGCGGTTGAAATGACGGAAAAGGGCCTGGGTTTTCTAGAAAGAGCCTCTGAGGCAGACTGTTTCTGCTTTCGTAGCTACCTCAACAAAATCTTGTTGGACTGTCACGTGCTCCTATCACGTGATAGTCGCTCTCTAAACGGACCTAGCTAGCTGCTAGCTTTTACTATTTTTGGTCCGTAAATAAATATCCCAAAACGACCTGCCTGCCAGTCTGGTGTTTTTGACTGCAATCGAATCATCATCGAAAGTCTGGTACTTTTTTCTGGATGACGTGGCAGACCAGGTTCATCTAACTTTGATAACAACTAACTACTAAACGGTAGCAGTTGGGTCTAACCATGTTAAACTACAACGCGCGTATCACGTATGTATTTCGAGAAGCAAATATGGTTGTTAACGTGGAAAAAATTTTTATGCACTGGCGGTGCTTTTTTCAGAAGATATGAATTGTTGATATTTATAAAcaatttttctcttaataactaaaaaaatatatttgatgttaTTCAACCGTCCGAACTGTTGATATTTATAAAcaatttttctcttaataactaaaaatatatatttgatgTTATTTAACCGTCCATTTCTTGTTGGTGTATATATACATCACTGCACTGAATAATGTGTTGAATTCGGTCATCAATATGAGAGTCTTGTATCGATTAAGTAATTGGTGATAATCGGTATGCAAACCAAAAATGGCTAATTTTAACTATAGGAAACAAATTCGATAATGGGAAAGAAAAACTGCTTTTAAAAAGCTGGATTAAAATGACTAGGAAAAATAGATATGGTGATGATTGGTTGGTAAAACCGTATCATTTTGTTGATTCATAATTTACAAAAATGGCAATGGAGAGCTTGAGAAACTGATGAAATTCAACGTTCTAAATCCGCCTCCATGTTGCCGTATTAGGAATGACTATTTACCTGGGAAATACATGACAATATGTAAATTTTACATATTTTCAGTTTATAATGCAGTGCCGGATAAACTACCATGGTAATGTAGCAAAATCAATCAGAACTA
This portion of the Rosa chinensis cultivar Old Blush chromosome 1, RchiOBHm-V2, whole genome shotgun sequence genome encodes:
- the LOC112176511 gene encoding F-box/LRR-repeat protein At3g48880 isoform X1 — protein: MTDKPSSRTRTEKHCDGVRLSGQVWRSGEMEDCVSAVRRWEDLETDILVKIFQSFDVFELTSGIAHVCSGWRLACCDPLLWKTLDLSMMKSNFIKIPSEPYVYVDDPSDKLLSRLLKISMSLSRGNITTLIFHFNLYVSDDQLTYTAERCPKLKRLVLPGWNRIKKTGICKAISCWKDLESLTMPSIANPPYFIEEIAKNCRNFRELKIMGPCDIFFASTLVAYLPKLKVLSLRCSMLLREALLMILEGLPQLEVLNISHCLLFDLSPSPTSKKILREIDPFIHEKASRLRRFLTCSQDTCVMCQRTKTDEGILRWYKYEEGLWKEDEVSSLAH
- the LOC112176511 gene encoding F-box/LRR-repeat protein At3g48880 isoform X2 → MEDCVSAVRRWEDLETDILVKIFQSFDVFELTSGIAHVCSGWRLACCDPLLWKTLDLSMMKSNFIKIPSEPYVYVDDPSDKLLSRLLKISMSLSRGNITTLIFHFNLYVSDDQLTYTAERCPKLKRLVLPGWNRIKKTGICKAISCWKDLESLTMPSIANPPYFIEEIAKNCRNFRELKIMGPCDIFFASTLVAYLPKLKVLSLRCSMLLREALLMILEGLPQLEVLNISHCLLFDLSPSPTSKKILREIDPFIHEKASRLRRFLTCSQDTCVMCQRTKTDEGILRWYKYEEGLWKEDEVSSLAH